The following nucleotide sequence is from Synchiropus splendidus isolate RoL2022-P1 chromosome 1, RoL_Sspl_1.0, whole genome shotgun sequence.
cattgtcttcttctttcgatcttttgtattactttttgcactttataatattatttcttttcattttattgtgatatgttgtgtacggAGCGTGTTACGAACAttatttcccttgggattaataaagtttccTGATTCTGATTACTCATTCAGTCCTGTCATCCTAGCTTCCTTTGGAACAGGAAtaatagtggaggatttaaagcagaCAGGAACATTGCAGGACAccaaggatgcattgaagatgtccgtgaacactggatcACAATGCTTCAGggtggcaggggaaactctgtctggCCGCAGCCTGGCACGTCAGTGACTgtgttcatcttagttgtgtcactaagagacagcatagtcctttgctgAAAAGTGTAGTTTGTGACTACCTTGAGCCCTTGAGCACACGCTGAGCCTCATAAATGTCCACGCTGGGCGGGacatatacggcagccagaaataaactcacgcggggagtaaaatggctgaaaaatcaccgtcacgtccgtataCCAGCGATCGTTGATGTGgaaacacactcctccaccTTTGGTTTTGCTGGTGAGCTCCAGAACCCGGTctgcgcggtgaagctggaatccctccagatggagcgcagtgtccggggtgagatcgctcaaccacgtctccatgaaacacaaaacacaagaggaggaaaagtccctgttccttctcaacatcagcgccagttcatccatcttactGAGCAAGCGGACTTTGGGAGGATTTTCCCGGAAAGCAGAGTGCGCAATCCTCTTCGGCGAAGGTGAACAAGCCCACCGGcatgtttccctctcctcctcagtctccttTGCTCCGCCAAAAAATAAGCAAGATAACACGCACGATAATTCCAAGTCTAGGCAGTTCACCACTGGGCAGCCAAACAGCTGGCTACATACTGATGCGGATCTGATAGTTGACAAGGATGGGATTGAACCCGTGCATGAGGAGCACAATTTGGCAAGTATTgataataatgaataacaatTTATATTTAAGAATGGAGGAAAAAGGCTCACGAGGAGGCACTTTTCACGTGTTCGGAAAAAGGACTAGTGCTTGAGCACCACTAGGGGTACGACTGTGTTGGTCCCTGGTGTCTGAACAGGACAATGGGGGGGTGATGATGGACTGTGGCAAGCGTGGAATTGTTCCAACACTTCAGAAAGAGTGACAGCAATTTGAAAGTGATGACTGTTTGAGGCTACAGAGGACTTTAATGTCGTCGTCTAGAACTTAGAAATGTATGGATCGCCTTCTCAAGGTCCTACACAGTTGCAAGATAGTTGATATCTGGGTGGAATGAGTGGAGGTGACTGGCAGGGGTGATCTGAgcctgaagagcagcagcaagtgTGACAGGCCAAGGCAGTGTTGGACAACAGGGTTTTTGCAGAGATTGCACGCTGCTACTGCTCGAGAGACACTGTGCACCCTTCAGCTGAAAGGCAGAACGAACATCTCTGGTGTCTTCAGGAAGCCCTGCTCGCCTGAGAGATTCTGGTCACAGTTTCCAAAGAATAGTCTTCTTGACTTACAGCACCTTTCTGactaaaaacatttcaaaaacaacacatctaCAACGAATAATGATAAAATCTTTAATTGACACCATGTATTGCATTGAGgcgttctttttctttttataaaaacaatatacaaaCAAACATAACATGAAAAGACAATGTGGCGTTGATCCAGTAATTTCACAATCAAGTTGTTTATAAAGATTATAATAGTCATCATTGAAAAGCAAACTATACAGACGTAAAGGAATAAAAGTGACAGAAGGAAAAGTCCACCACCCTGCGTCGTCATCATCAGCGGCCTGCATAACTAATTAAATGTCTGCAAAATAATTACTGTATTATTAGTGGTAAATATAGCTGTGTATTTACGCAAAACAAATGTTACTGTAGTAAAAATACACGAGAACACCAAGATTTGCACTTATGGCCCTTTGACGTTACAAAAAtgtcattggaaaaaaaattatttttaccTCTCCTGAAATGGTTTCTCCTCCAAAAGTGCATAATGTTTAAATTCATGACCATCACAAAGAGGATGCACCTCAAGCTTGCTTGTGTTGTTGCCATCCAATTGATGAACAGTTTGTTTAGCTCATGCTATAGAATATATATTAATGAAATTCTCTTTGTACAAAAAAGTGATACGCAGATGTATGACTGGAATTGCAGCCCCACTTTTTCTCAGATCTCTATCATTGCAAAAGTTGCAGAAAAGTCATGTTTCATGGCAACACTGGAGCTGTCCCACCAGGTGAGGGATAAATGTACAGAAACTGTAGCAAAACAGTGTTGATAATTCATTATTGAAAACTGCGTAAAGATGAATTTGTATCTGTAACTCTTCATAGTTCTTTCTTTCTTAAAGGCAACCCCCAAAAGTCCACTGTCAGGTCAGACAGGTGCTGATTCGCTCCACTTTGTCATGTGAATCAAAAGAGATGAATTTGAAGACATTTTGAGATTCATGTTTGTGATTCAGGAGAAAAGAGAAAGTCTTCATGAGTTCAGATGAGATCACAAATAGGTTTCTACTCGCTCCCAGGGCTGCATGTCCATGAAGAAGCTTTCACACAAGCCAAAGCCTTGATCCAGTGTCAGAGGAATGGAGTGCACTTCCTCTTTTGTCTCCTCCCAGGGCTGCAGGACAACCTCAACCGGCTGGTCCTGGAACAAGGTGGCTGAAGATTCGTCTGGCTGCATGTGATGCGACTGCAGCAGGTCCTCGTCcgtctgtggctgctgctgaagctctcCGAGCAGACACTCCATGGAAGCGGTGGAGGCCATGTCCATGTAGCCGTAGGGCTGCTGATGGTTCACGTGCTGGCTCTGATCCACTCCTCCATACCAACGTCCAAGTCCTGATGTGTGCTGCTGCCGCACCTGCATGGAGGCTTCCATCTCACAACCCAAAGAACTCAGCGCCGTATTGATATCCAAGTCCTCGAAGGTGCTACAGTTCCCACTGAGAACATCGTCAAACACGGATTCCAGGTCAAAGTCCCCCCGAAGGAAGTCGGCCTTTTGGGCATCCGTCGCCAAAAGAGGCGACTCTGTCGCCCTTGGAGGCTTGCTTTTCGCCGACATGTGTTTCCTTTTGTTCCCAATGCTGTTACCGCTTTGATAAGGGCAGATGTTATGGTGGTAACCCAGTTTGCTCGGCCTCtgagcaccaccaccaccgttgtTGTAGCTGTTGGCAGACATCCTTCTGCGTTTGAAGATGCCATTGACAAACATGTCTGCATACTGAGGATCAATCTGCCAGAAACCTCCTTTGCCCGGCTCGTCTTTCTGTCTGGGCACCTTCCTGAAACACTTGTTGAGCGACAGGTTGTGGCGGATGGAGTTCTGtgggggaaacacacacaccagagatcAATACTTTATTCAGTTCtttgttgaaaaatatttaatgtcTCCCTCGCTACAGCTGTCATAGTGGTGTGATACCCCCCTTACGATCTAAGCCTAtaccagttgtttttttaactggtCTGTGTACTTTGATATAAATGAATAGATAAGGCAATGGAAGCAGACGCAGCAGGGAATTGTTGATTTCATTAATGCCTCAAAATTATTACATGAACacttgatgtgaggatggatgtggtgtgtgagtgtaggtgtgtgagtgtgtaagcAGGCTGTGTGCCAGCGgggtattgttgttgtttgtgtagGCCAGCAAATATAGCTAATGAGGCTTTCTAGTGAGAAGCATCTCCAACATGATCTGCTGTGCTTTGCTGCCATGTCTCTCAGGAGCCCTCATTAACACGCACGcacgtgcacacgcacacacagtgtGAAACGCTTCAGCTACGTGTCCCCTCAGACAAGCCCCCAGAGCCCCCTTCAGAATGATGGAaattttctggaaaaaaaaaaaaaaagctctagtGGAGCTTCAGATGTTTTTGCTACATTGAAACAAAAAGATACCCAGCAATGGTTGGTGACTTGGGAGTCAAATTCTCACCACTTTAGTGAGTCATCAATAATAGAAAGGGGTGATCCGTTACCTGCCAGCTGGGCTCTGCGTGTCTGTAGTAGCAGAAATTCTCCGTGATCCAGTTGTAGATGGTGGACAGAGTCACTTTTGGCTGCTTGCTCGCTTGCATCGCCATGCAGATGAGCGACGCGTAAGAATACGGCGGCTTGACCTTGGGGTTGGTTTTGTAGTCGACCTCCACCGGCGGGCTGGGCTGGATCTGTGCGTAACCGCTCCCCATGTGTGCGCAATTGGAGAACCGAGGCGCTGTGGGGTCACTGCCGGAGGTGACTGGGCTGCCGAGGTACAGAGGCATCCCCGTGGCCGCGGTATCCCCCGCCGGCGGACTGGAAGGAGACTCGCTACCCCCTGTAGGGAAGCCCAGGCGCCGGaggaagagctgctgctgctgctgctgctgtgaggaCGCGCAGCCGTGAGCGGCTCCTTGCGCTCGCTCAGGATCCGCGCTCAGGATGGAGAAATTCTGAAGCCAGTGGAGACTTGTCAGGCTGTCGTCTGGAGTGACAGAGTCGGTACCAGAGAGTTGATTATCCGGGAAAACCGACAGCCATTTCCCTTGTAACTTATCGGCGACGTCGCTGTTGGTCAGGACCGGCATCCTGAGTCTGAGTGCTTCGTCACGGCTGAATAAGGGGCTCCTCAAATCGGCATTTAAACTTTCCAAGGTTCAGTCTGGAAACGAAAAGAGAAATTAGCTCGCGGGGAACGTAGGGAGCGGAGGAAGTGACGGACTCACCTCGAGGATGCTCAGTGTGCACCTGTTGTCGCTCCTGTCTCGGCAGTCTGTGCGCAACAAGTGCGGCGGCGGGTGGAGAAGCGCATCCAACAGATCATGAGAAAAGAAAGGGCAAGACGCTGCTTAGACCAAATACATATCCACCAGCAGTGGGACTCGTAGACACACTCCGCTCTCTGGTGTTGTCGCTGGGTCTCAGAGCTTTACAAATGCATGGATGTAGTGAAATAACTGGCTCTAAAAGCCCGAGAGACCTCCCACCAGCGCCTTAAAAGCCGGGTAGAGctgatctgattggctgtggGGCTCGCTTCTTTCCTCCCCCGTCTCTAGTCACTTTCGTCCCGGATACAGACAGAAATGTGACCTATGTGCAGCCTGCAGGCGCTGAAAAAGACGCGCCACACGTCCCGCGAGCAGGACACAATAACGCAAGAAGAGAAAAACGAACCTCTTAAGCTGATAAGCGTGTGTTGGCATTACGTCTTTCGATGGCAGAACCAGATAGGCCCAGGGTCTTGAAGTAGAGAAGACTTACACTGAATGGATTCGAAAACTATATGAGCATTTCCAGTCATTTTCCTTTCATCTGGCTTTTATCTAAAGTCGACAACTTTTGCAATGACAGTCACTGGACAAACAGTTCAGCGTAAGATGTGTTACACAATAAATCAATGATCAGTCTCTAAAGGGGATGATAAAAGGTAGAAAGTGGACCACCATGAAGATAAACAATATTTCACTTATTCACGTCATTTCCGTTCCAAGATACATTATGGATTAGTGCGTTGTCTCAACAAGCAAAGCTCTGGAAGGTGTCCTGCGAGATTATTATAGGGTTTACGGCTTTTCATCCATTAGGAggcgattattattattattattattgttattattattgttgttcgTTATTGTGCGCTATGTCAAAGCactgggatcctcactgaccttggcaataaagctgttACTGATTCGGAATAATAGTTTGTAAATGCTGTTTATGCATTCACACTTTATGTGCTTAAAGAAAGCTGTGTTGCGTCACTTTTGTTGTGGACGTATTCAAAGTTCTCAGTCGAAATTTCACGCCTAGTGTATCGCACCGAAAATGTTTTATACTAATGACGGTATTACTGGAATAAACAAGACACTTCGTTGATGGTTGTATTATGGCAGCCATGGGGCAGTGAATTTTACGGGAAACAGTACCACCTAGTGGACACAGTTGGTGCTGTAGCCACAGCTTATTTCGGTCGATCATTAAATTCAATATACAAACTGGACATGTATGTGTTCGCTTTCAGAATTGTACATTCAAAGATGGATACTAATtcgagaaaaacacatttttgtgtttaaaaacagtGGCACTCGCAGTTGCTTTCACTGGGCCGCGGGAAAAGTTATTCGTCCACATTGTTCATTTAATTAATTCGGGTCTGTTGTTACTCATGTAACATGACAATAGATACTTTTACTGTCCCCATTCACACAGTTGAGTGACTATTCAGAGTCAGAGAAATTCCTCTATTTggagaagaaagggaaacacTGCCATGGTGCCAAAGGATGGATAAGTTGTAGATATGTCAGACCAGCTGTTGCATCTTGCCAAGGAGTCTCGATTCTGAAAGACgtttttggtttgttcagtTTCTTGACAGAGGGACAGCTCCTTGTTTGAGCAGCTGTTCTCATTGTTGCCTTGAGCACACAAACAGTACGTGGACGAGGCAAGTAACAAAAAGCAAGGTTTGTGACACCATTCCCCCCCATTGcatcattatatttttttctgctaATATGATAAAGCCAGGATTTATCATATTAGCGGTCACGCTTTGTATCAGATCGGATTTGGTGTGAAACAAACgactaaaaacacgtttttaaaaacaacatttttttagcTCTCTCTCTTACTAACGGTCGGTTGCATTAAGTTCCCTTGATtttacagaaaacaaacaccacCCACTTGATATAGTGGGTGCTGCGGCTGCAAAATTTGGCTATCAAACATACAAGATTCCAGTGTATTCGATATTGAATCACTTAGGAAATCTGTGCTGCGTTGTATCCgagtgtttttttctctgtgtgtggacATCATAACCCCAAGTGCACATTCCACAAATGACATGCATCACTTAGAACTAACCATTAAAGCCCAGCTGTCTACTgacgcaataaaaaaaaagttctttattTCACCGGCAGATGTCTCTGTTGTCAAACGTTTGTTCCGCGGTGCGCCTATAAACCTGGCTTTATGAGGACGAGCTGTGTTTACACTGTATATTTACCCACAATCCTTCGCGGTGTTTCGCTCTCAGAGGGCTCGTTTTACACACTAACGGCCTCTTTGATAGTTTCCGTACCTTCCCCCTCAACGCTTGGCTGGAAGGCTGCGTTGCGTCTGGCGTAGTAGTCGTACTGTCACTGAAGTATTACGTAATCTCACATCACAGCGCTGCGTTTCTTTATTTACCGATACAATAACAAATAGCATGTTCCGAAAATGAAACGTACGTTCGAAAAAACATGACTCTTTCGGTCTCTATTTCAACAGATTGTTGACATCGTGACGTACATGACCGTAGCTTAATAAGCGCATATCAAAATACAACAGCAAAGACATGTAATAGAATCAAGGGTGAATATTGAAAGAAGAGCTGCGCAGCGAGGACGTTTGGATGCGGCTGTCGACTGTCCCAAATTTAACTGCGAGCGTCGCAATTGGCGACGGTGGATTTTGTTTACCATATTTGGAAAGATGGTGACACCGCGTGCATGGGAATTGGACAGGGGCTGCCGTCATTCACAAAAAGCCTGCCTTCCGGTGCTTTACAAACAAAGCGCAGGTGGATCATGGGACGTGTAGTCCAAAACAAACCCTAGCTCACGTTTCTCCTGTGGTGTTAAACACCAACAAGGAGGATTACTCGACGGAAAGGCGATTTGGATGAAGAATAGGTGACTTTGGTTCTATAGTTTTGAGTTATTGCGTCGGCTGTGTGGAAGAATCAAGCACGTCGCGAGCTGACTCGAGACCCGAGCGTGACAGCCTACAAATCCCACCGTCGATGGCAGCGCGTGATTGGCCACTCTCCGCTGTCAATCACCGCACACCCCGCCCCATCACCGCTCCTAcagtaaatatttgtgtttgccCAACCGGCTGTAATGGTGGACGAGTGAGGCAGGAAGACGGAATACAACTCGAGTGAAAAGGAAGCCAGAAGGTCCAGCGTGTGCCCCTGAGTCAGCCGGCGAGACTAGGACACGGGTTTCGTGGAAAATGGATGAACTCAAACACCAAGTCATGATTAACCAGTTCGTCCTGACGGCGGGTTGTGCGGCAGACCAAGCGAAGCAGCTCCTGCAGGCGGCACATTGGCAGTTCGAGGTACAACCGCACGGAAACAGCTCGGTTTCGCCTCAGAAGGCGCTTATTGAGGTCCACTTTTCGATCAGTTCAACGTGTTCTAGCTCTCTCTACTTGTCAAAACCCAGCGTTTTATCGCTTTTCAGGCGGAAAATGAAGCACATTTGTACGTCGGAGCGTTCGCTAAACTGAACCATGGGCTGAAACATCCAATTAGACTTTGGGACTCAGATTAAATTCCATAATCCGACACATGACAGCAGCCTTCATCCGAGGCCCAGTGCACTATTACGCAATGGACACGACCGTCGTGCCGTGTCGACCAGCCTAAATGAAGATCAATGGTGTAGTAGTCCGTCCTGAATTTAGTCATCTACACTCGACAATAAAACTCGCGTATAGTGTGAAAGTAGCGGTGTCTCGTGTGACTCACGTGATGTGTCCGTTTGACTCGAAAGGGCATCGAATTGTAACGATTTGATTCTGTTCTCTTCTAGACTGCGCTCAGTGCCTTTTTTCAAGAAACAAATATTCCATATGGCCATCATCATCAAATGGTGAGtgtggggaggaagaggaggaggaggggagaacACAGCATACCTTTAAAACACTCATTACATCAGCACATGTATGAAAGTGATCAACAGAAACGGGTGTTTGGTTCGGGCTCTTATGTTGTATTTAGCGGAGGGGGCGGGTAAACAAGCCTTATAGACGAGCGGACTGATGTTGTTctaacaataacaaagcacatgTCGGCCATGTTGTGAGCTTCCAGAAATAAACACTGGcaggcagctgctgcagccacagtcacagagcctgtgtgtgtgtgtgtgtcagagagaggaAACATGAATGCAGATATTCACCGTTCAGTGTTTAGATTACTCTGAACAAAGGGAGCCTTTTATttaggatgaagaggaaacatctCCTGGAAGAAATCAGGCACGCATGTACAGTATATGCAGTTATGCTTTTTATATATTCTCAATCACCACCTCCCCAGACTTCAATCAAGCTAGTGTTTTTTCCACAACGCATTCCTAACAATCACAAGAAGACGTCCTCATTCATTCCGTTACATCCTCTGTTTACTATGTCGGCCGGggtttaaacaaaataaacgcCATTGGTTATCCatttaacacaaacacaaccctCTCTGATCATCGgttcttcttttgtcttttttgaatGCTTCATTATTATGTTGTCAAAGTGAGCGTTCTGTCTGTTTATGGCTCGCTTGTTGAATCCTGCTGTCCTGTCTTTGTCTCACATTAGTTATGATCTTTTACgagttgttgtttttgaaaacattttaaaaccgAACAGCAGCGCTACATAGCTGCAGCAATGCTGGGTCCATTTTATATGATTTTTAGCACAAATATGTGGAATAGTAGATCAGTGATCATTGTCCAAGAAGAAAAGGTTGGTGCAATGTCATTCAGTagtcttttgtgttgtgttggagAAGTGAAACAACGAGCCATTAGATACTAAACATGGAGAGAAGAATGCAACGTTTAGCTTCAACCAAGAATTAAATGGCAGATTGACTGTAATTTGTTTCATAATATTACCAGTTTCGTTCTTTAGTGCGATTAAGTTGGACTACCTGATGTAGTGTGAAAATTGACTCACTATTTTTAAGTAACTTTAATGTACCCAAATTGAGTTCAACTCTAGCGATGACAGACTTATTTTACAGTAGTGTGAAAGGAATACATTTTGACCTAAACATATTCAAATACATCAGTCAAATTATTCCATCAAAACTCTGTCATGCACCACATAATACTATTTACAAATCCTTTATAgacatgtctgtttttttttacttcccttAACTCCCTTTACTAATCCAAATAGTCATCCATTAAAGCCTTGTTAAAGACCATTTAATACAAGCTGGAAGTGACCTTTACCGTTAGCACGTCCATGTCTGAATtgtaaaacagcagcagcagcatttcagCCTGTCACAACATTTTGGCAACACATGAGCCTTTGTTTGCTCCTGTGTCCATGACAGTGTCCAGCAACATACATCCTCTAGAACGGTGTAGTGAAGATATCTGTGGCAGGTTCAGATCTTTTCATATAACTGTTTGTAAATAAGAAGTCGTGCATTGCTCTCTGTAAGCTATGTCATACAGAAACATATTGCGACTTATCTTCCATTGGTCGACACGGATCATCTGACCAAAATACAAACAGCCTCTAAAGGTTTCATTATGTGAAACCATCCACGAGGGAGTGACTGCGGATTAGAGAACTACAAGATGTTATTGTCAAAATGTGTATCAGCGCTATTCGAGTGTGTGTGGTTGTTTCAGACATGATCTTGCATAATCAACTCAGAAAACATGCTCCTGTTTCTGCATTTAGCAAGCTAACCTCACCCACTTCCCCAtctgtgattgtgtgtgtgtgtaccagaGTTGGACAACCGTTCTCCTTATCAGCAAACAGCCGTTTGGCGTGCAGATCTAATCCTTTCACCGTCACTCTTA
It contains:
- the foxj1b gene encoding forkhead box protein J1-B; translation: MPVLTNSDVADKLQGKWLSVFPDNQLSGTDSVTPDDSLTSLHWLQNFSILSADPERAQGAAHGCASSQQQQQQQLFLRRLGFPTGGSESPSSPPAGDTAATGMPLYLGSPVTSGSDPTAPRFSNCAHMGSGYAQIQPSPPVEVDYKTNPKVKPPYSYASLICMAMQASKQPKVTLSTIYNWITENFCYYRHAEPSWQNSIRHNLSLNKCFRKVPRQKDEPGKGGFWQIDPQYADMFVNGIFKRRRMSANSYNNGGGGAQRPSKLGYHHNICPYQSGNSIGNKRKHMSAKSKPPRATESPLLATDAQKADFLRGDFDLESVFDDVLSGNCSTFEDLDINTALSSLGCEMEASMQVRQQHTSGLGRWYGGVDQSQHVNHQQPYGYMDMASTASMECLLGELQQQPQTDEDLLQSHHMQPDESSATLFQDQPVEVVLQPWEETKEEVHSIPLTLDQGFGLCESFFMDMQPWERVETYL